One Serpentinicella alkaliphila DNA segment encodes these proteins:
- a CDS encoding ribosomal-processing cysteine protease Prp: MIKVQIKRSRNGEIQSFSINGHANADEYGKDIVCAAVSVLSQTTLLGLHDIAKIEIDFKVQDGNLECKLPVNLSNDKRQKANLLLETMIMGIKNIYESYSEYIAIHDKEV, from the coding sequence ATGATTAAAGTTCAAATTAAAAGAAGTAGAAATGGCGAAATACAATCATTTTCGATTAATGGTCATGCTAATGCAGATGAATACGGTAAAGATATCGTATGTGCTGCAGTATCAGTTTTAAGCCAAACAACTCTACTTGGATTACATGACATAGCAAAAATCGAAATAGACTTTAAAGTCCAAGATGGAAATTTGGAATGTAAATTACCTGTTAATTTGTCAAATGATAAAAGGCAAAAAGCCAATCTATTACTTGAAACAATGATTATGGGTATTAAGAATATATATGAAAGTTACTCAGAATATATTGCTATTCATGACAAGGAGGTGTAA
- the sigE gene encoding RNA polymerase sporulation sigma factor SigE — protein sequence MAGYLSRLRISLHYNIIKILNKLGFYLEDTIYYIGGSETLPPPLSNDEENYLIEKLKDDRSTARSILIERNLRLVVYIARKFENTGIGVEDLISIGTIGLIKAVNTFNPEKNIKLATYASRCIENEILMYLRRNNKVRMEVSFDEPLNIDWDGNELLLSDILGTENDITSKLLEDEVDKTLLKDALNKLNNREKKIMELRFGLPTGKERTQKEVADLLGISQSYISRLEKRIIIRLKKEINRLI from the coding sequence ATGGCAGGATATTTAAGTAGATTAAGAATTTCTTTACACTATAATATAATAAAAATATTAAATAAATTAGGTTTTTATTTGGAAGATACAATATATTATATAGGCGGTAGCGAAACTTTACCGCCACCCTTATCAAATGATGAGGAGAATTATTTAATTGAGAAACTAAAGGATGATCGAAGTACTGCTCGATCAATATTAATTGAGCGTAACCTTCGTTTGGTCGTTTATATAGCAAGAAAGTTTGAAAATACTGGTATAGGGGTTGAAGACTTAATATCTATTGGAACGATCGGATTAATAAAGGCGGTAAACACCTTTAACCCAGAGAAAAATATAAAACTTGCTACATATGCATCTAGATGTATTGAAAATGAGATTTTAATGTATTTAAGAAGAAATAATAAGGTGAGGATGGAAGTTTCATTTGATGAACCACTGAATATTGATTGGGATGGTAATGAATTACTTTTATCAGATATACTCGGTACTGAGAATGATATAACGTCTAAGTTACTGGAGGATGAAGTAGACAAAACCCTTTTAAAGGATGCATTAAATAAGCTAAATAATAGGGAAAAGAAAATTATGGAGTTAAGATTTGGATTACCAACTGGAAAAGAGAGAACTCAAAAAGAAGTGGCTGATTTATTAGGGATTTCTCAATCATATATTTCTAGATTAGAAAAGAGGATAATAATAAGATTAAAAAAAGAAATCAATAGACTAATATAA
- the rpmA gene encoding 50S ribosomal protein L27 — protein MLLRINLQLFASKKGVGSTKNGRDSIAKRLGVKRADGQFVTAGNILVRQRGTKFHPGTNVGIGGDDTLFALVDGIVKFERKGKDKKQVSIYPKATQEVVAQ, from the coding sequence ATGTTATTAAGAATTAATTTACAGTTATTCGCAAGTAAAAAAGGAGTAGGTTCTACTAAAAACGGCCGTGACAGTATTGCAAAAAGACTTGGAGTTAAAAGAGCTGATGGTCAATTCGTAACAGCTGGAAACATTTTAGTAAGACAAAGAGGAACTAAATTCCACCCTGGAACTAACGTAGGAATTGGTGGAGATGATACTCTATTTGCTTTAGTAGATGGAATCGTTAAGTTCGAAAGAAAAGGTAAAGACAAAAAGCAAGTAAGCATCTATCCAAAAGCTACTCAAGAAGTAGTTGCTCAATAA
- the spoIIGA gene encoding sigma-E processing peptidase SpoIIGA: MIVYAEYVFLENFIMNYIILHLTSKFTKRETSKRKLCLAAAISALYAFVIFFPSLHFLFSMIMKFACSMLIIVIAYTPYKFKDFFRLLGTFYLITLIFGGAGFAMFYFTSFNGIISNGIFYTTDVSLKNIFIACGGAYILINFSWGYIQRQMSKDKVFLKVKIQIHDEIVECIGLVDTGNALKDPLTNYPVIIVEYGTLKCLLPAEISNVFSHAKSPNLDQLSNIYSNLDWVKRIRMIPYKALGTENGMLVGIKPDLVLIENDKDVKNVTNIIIAIYNNELSKEGEYRALLHPDLL, from the coding sequence ATGATTGTTTATGCAGAATACGTATTTCTAGAAAACTTTATAATGAATTATATAATATTGCACTTAACTAGTAAGTTTACTAAGAGGGAAACAAGTAAACGCAAGCTTTGTTTGGCAGCAGCAATAAGTGCTCTATATGCATTCGTTATCTTTTTTCCATCTTTACATTTTCTATTTTCAATGATTATGAAATTTGCATGTTCTATGTTAATAATTGTAATAGCATACACCCCATATAAGTTCAAGGATTTCTTTAGACTATTAGGTACCTTTTACTTAATAACTCTAATATTTGGCGGTGCAGGCTTTGCTATGTTTTATTTTACAAGTTTTAATGGAATTATAAGTAATGGGATTTTCTATACAACAGATGTTTCGCTAAAAAATATATTTATTGCATGTGGTGGAGCATATATTCTTATAAACTTTAGCTGGGGATATATTCAAAGACAAATGTCTAAGGATAAAGTATTTTTAAAAGTAAAAATACAAATTCATGATGAAATTGTAGAGTGTATTGGATTAGTTGATACAGGCAATGCACTTAAGGATCCACTAACTAATTATCCGGTTATAATAGTAGAATATGGAACATTAAAATGTTTATTGCCAGCAGAAATTTCTAATGTATTCAGTCACGCCAAATCCCCAAACCTAGATCAACTGTCAAACATTTACAGTAACCTTGATTGGGTGAAGAGAATCAGGATGATTCCATATAAAGCCTTAGGAACTGAAAACGGAATGCTAGTTGGAATTAAACCGGATCTTGTTCTAATCGAAAATGATAAGGATGTAAAAAATGTAACGAATATAATAATAGCTATATATAACAATGAACTATCTAAAGAAGGAGAATATAGAGCTTTACTTCATCCAGACTTATTATAA
- the sigG gene encoding RNA polymerase sporulation sigma factor SigG, with product MHINKVEICGVNTSELPVLTNKEMRGLFDLIKNGDNEAREKFIQGNLRLVLSVIQRFNNRGEHVDDLFQVGCIGLIKAIDNFDLSHNVKFSTYAVPMIIGEIRRYLRDNNSIRVSRSLRDTAYKALQVRDQLINLNSKEPTISEIASKLELPREEVIFALDAIQDPVSLFEPIYHDSGDTIFVMDQVSDKKSEDECWIDGIALREAMRRLNDREKLILNLRFFEGRTQMEVAEEIGISQAQVSRLEKTAVRHMKKYI from the coding sequence ATGCATATAAACAAAGTAGAAATCTGCGGAGTAAACACATCAGAATTACCAGTGTTGACAAACAAAGAGATGAGGGGCCTCTTTGATCTAATAAAGAATGGGGATAATGAGGCTAGAGAAAAATTTATTCAAGGAAACTTAAGACTGGTACTGAGTGTCATTCAAAGATTTAACAATAGAGGAGAGCATGTGGATGATTTATTTCAGGTTGGGTGTATTGGTTTAATTAAGGCCATTGATAACTTTGATTTAAGTCATAATGTTAAGTTTTCTACATATGCTGTACCTATGATTATTGGTGAAATAAGAAGATATTTAAGGGATAATAATTCAATTAGAGTAAGTAGATCCTTAAGGGATACCGCATATAAAGCGTTACAAGTAAGAGATCAGTTAATTAACCTTAATTCCAAGGAACCAACAATATCAGAAATAGCTAGCAAGCTTGAATTACCAAGAGAAGAAGTTATCTTTGCCCTAGATGCAATTCAGGACCCGGTGTCACTATTTGAGCCTATATATCATGATAGCGGAGATACTATATTTGTTATGGATCAAGTAAGTGATAAAAAGAGCGAGGATGAGTGCTGGATTGATGGCATAGCTCTAAGAGAAGCAATGAGGAGATTAAATGATAGGGAAAAGTTAATTTTAAATTTAAGATTCTTTGAAGGAAGAACTCAGATGGAAGTGGCAGAAGAAATAGGTATATCACAGGCACAAGTGTCTAGATTAGAAAAAACAGCTGTAAGACATATGAAAAAATATATTTAG